In Apium graveolens cultivar Ventura chromosome 10, ASM990537v1, whole genome shotgun sequence, the following are encoded in one genomic region:
- the LOC141691911 gene encoding uncharacterized protein LOC141691911: MKTLSWNCHGHGTPWAFQFLTEIVIQKHPDFLLLSEILCKRNTVEKLQNRIGFEGMVIVETQGHSGGIDFLFRNNDVVNLNSYSKNHIDLTNHNKQCQLYRVTGVYSEPDRRKRSEIWNLLRTLAMYNNLPWCLIRDFNNVVSQNDKKGGRPYPHNLVQGFRDVLEECQLIDMDLQGHRYMWERGVGTSQWIEVRLDRALVNVSFQAMFEVAKLINLEISTSDHCPILLALQDKNYIARTQRFKFENAWLHETMCQQIVAEVWAEHEHLSLFDKLKECLNILSAWGQEITGNFKQRIKSCKRILKTLKGRRDDNSVELIKHEQRKLSEIYTQHEVFWRQHSKQLWLREGDSNIKFFHASVKKRRAINKITSLKDRDGGLVDWNSGLENMVINYFDDLFTASQTK, from the coding sequence ATGAAAACCTTAAGCTGGAATTGCCACGGGCATGGGACCCCGTGGGCTTTCCAATTCCTAACGGAGATTGTAATCCAAAAGCATCCCGATTTTTTGTTATTAAGCGAGATTCTATGCAAGCGTAATACAGTGGAGAAGCTTCAAAATCGAATAGGTTTTGAAGGGATGGTAATTGTTGAAACTCAAGGCCACAGTGGAGGTATTGACTTTTTATTTAGAAATAATGATGTGGTGAATTTAAACTCATATAGTAAGAACCATATTGACTTGACAAATCATAATAAGCAATGCCAGTTGTATAGAGTAACAGGAGTGTATAGCGAGCCAGATAGAAGGAAAAGATCTGAAATATGGAATTTGCTTCGTACTTTAGCCATGTACAACAATCTACCTTGGTGCCTAATTAGGGATTTTAATAATGTGGTCTCCCAAAATGACAAAAAAGGTGGTAGACCATATCCACACAACTTAGTTCAAGGGTTTCGAGATGTCCTAGAAGAATGCCAACTCATAGATATGGATTTGCAAGGTCATCGGTACATGTGGGAGAGAGGGGTAGGCACTTCACAGTGGATAGAAGTACGCCTTGATAGAGCACTCGTAAATGTTTCTTTCCAAGCAATGTTTGAGGTAGCCAAGCTGATTAATCTGGAGATTTCGACGTCCGATCACTGTCCTATCTTACTAGCACTTCAAGATAAGAATTATATTGCCAGAACTCAGAGGTTTAAGTTCGAAAATGCATGGCTTCATGAGACAATGTGCCAGCAGATTGTGGCAGAAGTATGGGCAGAGCACGAACATCTTTCACTGTTTGATAAATTAAAGGAGTGTTTAAATATTCTATCAGCTTGGGGTCAAGAAATCACAGGCAACTTCAAGCAGAGAATTAAAAGTTGTAAAAGAATTTTGAAGACTCTGAAAGGACGACGAGATGATAACTCAGTTGAATTAATTAAACACGAACAGAGGAAGCTATCTGAAATCTACACACAACATGAGGTGTTTTGGAGACAGCATTCTAAGCAATTATGGTTACGTGAGGGTGACAGTAACATTAAGTTTTTCCATGCATCAGTTAAAAAGAGAAGAGCAATTAACAAGATCACTTCACTTAAAGACAGAGACGGTGGACTAGTTGATTGGAATTCTGGGTTAGAAAATATGGTAATCAACTATTTTGATGATCTCTTTACAGCATCCCAGACAAAATAG